The following DNA comes from Candidatus Ozemobacteraceae bacterium.
AGACCCGACAGTACACGGGCCGTGCCGCCGTGGGCGAGCATGGCCTCAACGGTGTCGGGATCTTGGGCCCAGGCGCCGCCGACCACGTCCACGCCGAACTCGAACAGCACCGGGCTGAGCGGCACCGTCGGGCCGAGGACGATCCAGGTGGATCCAGGTTTCTTGAGGCGGAGCAGGTCATCGATCGTGTCGTTCAGGCAGGTGACGCCCGTCATCGCCACGACATCGGCGTCGGGGATCACCTGCGGCGCAGCCTCGGCGGGCAGATCGCCCGGCTGGGGCCGCTTTTCGAGGATATGGAACGCCGATGCCACATCGCGGATCTCTTCCAGGTGAGGAAAATGACCAACGACGACGGCGCGCTTGCCACGCGCGAACGATGCCGCAAGTTCGATGGCATTTCCCGCAACGCAGTCTCGGACGGGGGGAAGGGCGACGGCGTTGAGGGCCGCCATGCCAATCGACCGTTCGAGCGGTACCTGAGAGTCTGTCCAGGAAACCAGTTCCGAGAGGGGAAGCCGTTCGACCGAGCCCATCCGCCGCACCGGCGTGTGGTTGCCGTTCGTGTAGATCCGGTCATCGAGAAGGGTCATGCTCATGCCCATCTGATCGGCCTTCACGATCGTCATGAACGCGTAAATGGCGACTTTTCTGACCTTTGCGTCGAGCCGTCCCGGCGGAATCGCCAGTTTCACGGCATCAATCACTTTTGACATGGATCTTCTCCTTGGGTGCGCCCGGCGAGAAGTTCGTGAATGATGTCGGGCGGAACAGCGCTTCTCCGGGCGTGTGGGTCGATGCCTCGCACGGCCAGCGCGAAGGCGGCCCGGTCCCCGAGTCGAAAGAGGCGGACGAAGAACGGCAGCAGCAGCGCCTGGATTCGCCATGAAAGCGGGCCGTGTCGCCAGGCGCCACGTACTTTCTGGAGCGCGTAAATGTCGCAAAACTCCCGGCCGAGCAGAGGCAGGAACCGGAACGCCAGTTCCAGCGAGAGCGCGATGAACGGCGGCAGACGTCGGCAGGCGTAGGTGAGTTCCCTTGAATTGAGCGTGGAGGAGAACCACAGGCCGGGCGTGAGCGACAGATGGAAACGCAGGATCGCCATGGCGGTGAATGGGGCGAGCCGCGCAAGATCCATGTGCGGAAGAGCCATGAGCGCTACGAGCAGGCCGCCGA
Coding sequences within:
- a CDS encoding energy-coupling factor transporter transmembrane component T; its protein translation is MTTRHASINPYPVWLRLALTSTFLLWAVWAPDAIRLAAGALLAQATRPIFRCPWLGWRREIGFAAFGGLLVALMALPHMDLARLAPFTAMAILRFHLSLTPGLWFSSTLNSRELTYACRRLPPFIALSLELAFRFLPLLGREFCDIYALQKVRGAWRHGPLSWRIQALLLPFFVRLFRLGDRAAFALAVRGIDPHARRSAVPPDIIHELLAGRTQGEDPCQK
- a CDS encoding DUF364 domain-containing protein, which produces MSKVIDAVKLAIPPGRLDAKVRKVAIYAFMTIVKADQMGMSMTLLDDRIYTNGNHTPVRRMGSVERLPLSELVSWTDSQVPLERSIGMAALNAVALPPVRDCVAGNAIELAASFARGKRAVVVGHFPHLEEIRDVASAFHILEKRPQPGDLPAEAAPQVIPDADVVAMTGVTCLNDTIDDLLRLKKPGSTWIVLGPTVPLSPVLFEFGVDVVGGAWAQDPDTVEAMLAHGGTARVLSGLTSVLMPRDMRLVGNRPVIRPPSSLGG